The Marinobacter antarcticus genome segment CACCCATGGTGTAGACACCCATCACGCCCATAATGTCATTGACGTCTTTGCGAGTCTGGAATTCACCAATCACGCTCAAGTCACCCATGTTGTAGGTGGCTGTCAGACCATAGCTGTTTTCGTTATTGATACCTGGGCCGTCGTTAGAGTCCATGCCAGCCGACACTTCAAGAGCGTCTACTGCATAGGTAGCCACCAGCTGGTAAGGGTAGGACTTATTACCGAAGGTACGGGAGTCACCGTCACCATTAATCTGGACAGCGCCAGCAAGTGTCAGACCGCCAAAGGACGGAGACATGTATTGAACCAAGTCACCTTCGCCAGTTTCATAGTTGCCGAAGATATCAGAGCCAACTTCGTGGAAGTTGCCAATCTTGACAATAGCACTCTCATATACAGAGTCATCGGAACCAACCCAGACTTGACCGAAGCTGTCACCTTTAACACCGATGTAGGCTTCGTCCAGAGCGTCAATACCGTTGCTGCTGTCCTTGTCGTCAGCGTTGATACCTTGAAGCTCCAGCTTGAAGAAACCAGTGATGCCCGGAGCGATTTCGTGGTCGTGTTTGATACCCAGAGTAGAACCGTTGTCAGCGTGCTCAATAGTAGAGCCTGCGCCGTCAACGTTGGTGTGCTTCAGCACGTACTGAATGTTACCGTAAACGGTGGGCAGGTTACTTTCCTGCGCCATCACGCTGCCAGAAATGGTGGCAGCGGCAATAGCAGATGCAATGAGTGTTTTTTTCATGTTGTATGTCCTTTTGCGAGTTAATTCAGGTTTTAACAACGGGTTAGTCCCGATTTCCGTAAGGTGCCCCAGATCATCTGGATGGCTCCGATTTTACGATCGCCGCATGTCAGAATTGTGACATATCAGCAACTTTTCTTATTGTTGGTATCTGCGCTTTGCCAGATCTTTATAGTTCAGAGACTTACAGCACTCTCTTAAAGCGCTGGATAATGATCCTGTTTTAATACAACACCGCTTGCTTTGCAAATATTTAATGTCGCTCTTCTAGCTCATTTGGAACCAGAAGTGCAACGTTTTATTCCAGTAGATGTCTTCCATGTGTTCCAACAAGCAGATTCCAGCGCGAGCAAGCTTTGGCACTCGCGAACTCACCGGTGCCTCTCACGGGTTGAAAGCATAAAAGTCACCGGCCCATCATTAATCAAGCTCACCTTCATATCGGCACCGAAGCACCCCTCTTGCACTCTTTTGGCGCTCATATCAGTTCGGGCAAGATTGAGGAAAGCCGCATAAATATCTCTTGCAACATCCGGGCCAGCAGCCCGGGAAAAGCCCGGACGGGTGCCAGAAGAGGTATCTGCAACAAGCGTGAACTGGGGAACGACAAGGAGGGCGCCACCGGTGTCGAGCACACTGCGGTTCATACGGCCCGCCTCATCGGGAAAGATACGATAAGTAAGAATTTTCCGGCACAACTCCCTTGCCTCATTCTGCCCGTCTCCCTGCTCTACACCCAGCAACAAAAGGATGCCTGAGCCTATCCGTGAAATCTCACGGCCATCGACTTCAACGCTTGCTTCTGACACCCGCTGGACAAGCCCTTTCATCTGGTATTCTGATCTCTCCGACCAAGTGAGAATTAAAATCACGCAAGAGTGTATCCATGCACACAGATTCCCGCAACTCTTTCACGTTACAAGATGTCAGCCCGCATTTTTGCTCGTTTTAGCCATCACTTCATCAACACCGCGCATGAGCGCATCCACGATGGCGGGCTCAGAAGCCGAATGCCCGGCGTCACGAATAATGCGCAAATCGGCTTCCGGCCAGGCTTTGCTGAGGGCGAGGGCATTGTCCAGCGGGCACACCATATCGTAACGTCCGTGCACA includes the following:
- a CDS encoding porin; its protein translation is MKKTLIASAIAAATISGSVMAQESNLPTVYGNIQYVLKHTNVDGAGSTIEHADNGSTLGIKHDHEIAPGITGFFKLELQGINADDKDSSNGIDALDEAYIGVKGDSFGQVWVGSDDSVYESAIVKIGNFHEVGSDIFGNYETGEGDLVQYMSPSFGGLTLAGAVQINGDGDSRTFGNKSYPYQLVATYAVDALEVSAGMDSNDGPGINNENSYGLTATYNMGDLSVIGEFQTRKDVNDIMGVMGVYTMGANQFALSYQVQDVDSTGDKNDTIILQALHNVSDNMYVYFEGYLSSADGATYYADPDGTTAAGDEQTIASVGAVYYF
- the dtd gene encoding D-aminoacyl-tRNA deacylase encodes the protein MKGLVQRVSEASVEVDGREISRIGSGILLLLGVEQGDGQNEARELCRKILTYRIFPDEAGRMNRSVLDTGGALLVVPQFTLVADTSSGTRPGFSRAAGPDVARDIYAAFLNLARTDMSAKRVQEGCFGADMKVSLINDGPVTFMLSTRERHR